In the genome of Rhodoferax sp. BAB1, one region contains:
- a CDS encoding amidase, whose product MTPAADLHATRQRLLGGQGSAQTEIESAIERAQAPACAHAFLQTDFDGARAQAAAADPTRQPLAGLAVSVKDLFDVAGQVSRAGSVVLTDAAPARQDAVAVARLRAAGAALIGRSNMSEFAYSGVGVNPHHGTPANVVATDVPRVPGGSSSGAAVSVAAGAAFVGLGSDTGGSIRIPAALQGLVGFKSTQRLVPLDGTVPLSFTLDTACAITRSVRDAITVHGILAARRVTRSHAPLCAYRLAVVPQVMFDGIDTTVARAFERTLQALRAAGARIEELALPALGELAGLQASGGFAAAESYAWHRHRLAGHADQYDPRVLSRIQRGAAISAADYIDLLQARHGWIARVELALAGFDAVLSPTVPVVAPPLADVLPGQARDEAFFRINGLLLRNPSVVNMLDGCAISLPCHAPDELPVGLMVWQGAMRDDAVLNIAQQIETLLRPQQP is encoded by the coding sequence ATGACACCCGCCGCAGACCTCCACGCCACCCGCCAGCGCCTGCTGGGCGGCCAGGGCAGCGCCCAGACTGAAATCGAGTCGGCCATTGAACGCGCCCAGGCACCGGCCTGCGCCCATGCCTTCCTCCAGACCGACTTCGACGGCGCCCGCGCCCAGGCCGCGGCGGCCGACCCGACCCGCCAGCCCCTGGCCGGTCTGGCCGTCTCGGTCAAGGACCTGTTCGACGTGGCCGGCCAGGTCAGCCGCGCCGGCTCCGTGGTGCTGACAGACGCAGCGCCGGCCCGCCAGGACGCCGTGGCCGTGGCCCGGCTGCGCGCTGCCGGTGCCGCCCTGATCGGTCGCAGCAACATGAGCGAGTTCGCCTATTCCGGGGTCGGCGTCAACCCGCACCACGGCACCCCGGCCAATGTGGTGGCCACCGACGTGCCGCGCGTGCCCGGCGGCTCCTCCAGCGGTGCGGCCGTCTCGGTCGCTGCGGGCGCCGCCTTCGTCGGCCTGGGCTCGGACACCGGTGGCTCCATCCGCATTCCCGCCGCCCTGCAAGGCCTGGTCGGCTTCAAGAGCACCCAGCGCCTGGTGCCGCTGGACGGTACGGTCCCCCTGTCCTTCACACTGGACACGGCCTGTGCCATCACACGCTCGGTGCGCGACGCCATCACGGTGCACGGGATCCTGGCCGCACGACGCGTCACCCGCAGCCATGCGCCGCTCTGCGCCTACCGGCTGGCCGTGGTGCCGCAGGTGATGTTCGATGGCATCGACACCACCGTGGCGCGCGCCTTCGAGCGCACCCTGCAGGCCCTGCGCGCCGCCGGCGCCCGCATCGAAGAACTCGCCCTGCCTGCGCTGGGCGAGCTGGCTGGCCTGCAGGCCAGCGGCGGTTTTGCCGCGGCCGAGAGCTACGCCTGGCACCGCCACCGGCTGGCTGGCCATGCGGACCAGTACGACCCGCGCGTCCTGTCGCGCATCCAGCGCGGCGCCGCCATCAGCGCGGCCGACTACATCGACCTGCTGCAGGCACGGCACGGCTGGATCGCGCGCGTCGAGCTGGCCCTGGCCGGTTTCGACGCGGTGCTCTCGCCGACCGTGCCCGTCGTGGCCCCACCGCTGGCCGATGTGTTACCGGGTCAGGCGCGCGACGAGGCCTTCTTCCGCATCAACGGTCTGCTGCTGCGCAACCCCAGCGTGGTCAATATGCTCGACGGCTGCGCCATCTCCCTGCCCTGTCACGCGCCGGACGAGCTGCCGGTGGGTCTGATGGTCTGGCAGGGCGCGATGCGCGATGATGCGGTCCTGAACATCGCACAGCAGATCGAAACCCTGCTGCGCCCACAACAACCATAA
- a CDS encoding HDOD domain-containing protein, with protein MSPELSQKLAAAVEGMPAFPKSVQAILDLTRDVNCTPKDLVQVIDKDPVVTVKILKVINSAYYSLPKQVTSINHAVVFLGFNTIKNLALGIAAIGMLPKSNAAGFDVQQYLLHSLATANLAKKIASDVDGADPMDCFIAGLLHDFGKVVFAQFMPDEFRQALEASKQDGSSLHEALRKTIGVDHTVVGGMLVQKWRFAPNLVETIQNMHGADLKDTPMVACVFAANQISKKLQFGFGGNCHIDELTLPMAVRLGGNLDDLIARLGDLDALFEEAKVFSKLES; from the coding sequence ATGAGTCCTGAACTGTCGCAAAAACTGGCAGCTGCCGTCGAAGGCATGCCCGCTTTCCCCAAGAGCGTGCAGGCCATCCTGGACCTGACACGCGACGTGAACTGCACCCCCAAGGACCTGGTGCAGGTGATCGACAAGGACCCGGTGGTCACGGTCAAGATCCTCAAGGTCATCAACTCGGCCTACTACAGCCTGCCCAAACAGGTCACCTCGATCAACCACGCCGTGGTCTTCCTGGGCTTCAACACCATCAAGAACCTGGCCCTGGGCATCGCCGCCATCGGCATGCTGCCCAAGAGCAATGCCGCCGGCTTCGACGTCCAGCAGTACCTGCTGCACTCGCTGGCCACGGCCAATCTCGCCAAGAAGATCGCCAGCGACGTGGACGGTGCCGACCCGATGGACTGCTTCATCGCCGGCCTGCTGCACGATTTCGGCAAGGTGGTCTTCGCCCAGTTCATGCCCGACGAGTTCCGCCAGGCACTGGAGGCCAGCAAGCAGGACGGCAGCTCGCTGCACGAAGCCTTGCGCAAGACCATCGGCGTGGACCACACGGTGGTGGGCGGCATGCTGGTGCAGAAATGGCGCTTCGCCCCCAATCTGGTCGAAACCATCCAGAACATGCACGGTGCCGACCTGAAGGACACGCCCATGGTGGCCTGCGTCTTCGCGGCCAACCAGATCAGCAAGAAGCTGCAGTTCGGCTTCGGTGGCAACTGCCACATCGACGAACTCACGCTGCCGATGGCCGTGCGGCTGGGCGGCAACCTGGATGATTTGATAGCCCGCCTGGGCGACCTCGACGCCCTGTTCGAGGAAGCCAAGGTCTTCTCCAAGCTCGAATCATGA
- a CDS encoding MBL fold metallo-hydrolase, translating into MKVKFWGVRGSIASPGPHTVRYGGNTTCIEVRTDNNELIILDAGTGIFPLSQTLLAELPVQANVFISHSHWDHIQGLPFFIPNFIPGNVLRLHGAHDPVSGQGVEQVMSVQLQYSYFPVREAEMKGTIEYVTLMPEQSIQVGSATITPYLLNHPVINFGYRIEAGGKSVFFTGDHEPPYNIYAPDDAEYAEYQSFVDDKQAAIIQGMQGVDVLIADTSYTAQEYPAKVGWGHGTFASSIEYARQARAKVLYCTHHEPTRSDDALEAAFAQAVADNPVPAGGPEIRLAFEGHSYEF; encoded by the coding sequence ATGAAAGTCAAGTTCTGGGGTGTGCGCGGTTCGATCGCCTCGCCGGGGCCGCACACGGTGCGCTATGGCGGCAACACCACCTGCATCGAGGTGCGCACCGACAACAACGAGCTCATCATCCTGGACGCCGGTACCGGCATCTTCCCGCTCTCGCAGACCCTGCTGGCCGAACTGCCGGTGCAGGCCAACGTCTTCATCAGCCACTCGCACTGGGACCATATCCAGGGCCTGCCTTTTTTCATCCCCAACTTCATCCCCGGCAACGTGCTGCGTCTGCATGGTGCCCACGACCCGGTGTCGGGCCAGGGGGTGGAGCAGGTCATGTCGGTGCAGCTGCAGTACAGCTATTTCCCGGTGCGCGAAGCCGAGATGAAGGGCACCATTGAATACGTGACGCTGATGCCCGAGCAGAGCATCCAGGTGGGCAGCGCCACCATCACGCCCTACCTGCTGAATCACCCGGTCATCAACTTCGGCTACCGCATCGAGGCGGGCGGCAAGTCGGTCTTCTTCACCGGCGACCACGAGCCGCCCTACAACATCTACGCGCCGGACGACGCCGAATACGCCGAGTACCAGTCCTTCGTCGACGACAAGCAGGCCGCCATCATCCAGGGCATGCAGGGCGTGGACGTGCTGATCGCCGACACCTCCTACACGGCGCAGGAATACCCGGCCAAGGTCGGCTGGGGTCACGGCACCTTCGCAAGCAGCATCGAATACGCCAGACAGGCCAGGGCCAAGGTGCTCTACTGCACGCACCACGAGCCCACGCGCAGCGACGATGCGCTGGAGGCCGCTTTCGCCCAGGCGGTAGCAGACAACCCGGTGCCCGCCGGCGGGCCCGAGATCCGGCTGGCCTTCGAAGGCCACAGCTACGAATTCTGA
- the tsf gene encoding translation elongation factor Ts: MAAITASMVAELRGKTDAPMMECKKALTEADGDMAKAEELLRVKLGTKAGKAASRVTAEGVVASSISGSTGALIEVNCETDFVTKNDSFLALAKAAADLIAKHNPADVAALGALPYSQDGFGPTLEDVRKGLIGKIGENMSFRRFKHFSSGAKLAAYLHGTRIGVVVEFDGDETAAKDVAMHVAAMKPVALTSADVPAELIEKERAVAAGKAEEDRKTAEAAGKPVQPADIVAKRIEGGVQKFLKEVSLFNQPFVKNDKQTVEQMLKAAGTSVKGFTLYVVGEGIEKKVDDFAAEVAAQVAAAKQAG, translated from the coding sequence ATGGCTGCAATTACCGCAAGCATGGTCGCCGAACTGCGCGGCAAGACCGACGCCCCGATGATGGAATGCAAGAAGGCGCTGACCGAAGCCGATGGCGACATGGCCAAGGCCGAAGAGTTGCTGCGTGTGAAGCTGGGTACCAAGGCCGGCAAGGCCGCTTCGCGCGTGACCGCCGAAGGCGTGGTGGCCAGCTCCATCAGCGGCAGCACCGGCGCCCTGATCGAAGTGAACTGCGAGACCGACTTCGTGACCAAGAACGACAGCTTCCTGGCCCTGGCCAAGGCGGCTGCCGATCTGATCGCCAAGCACAATCCGGCCGACGTGGCCGCCCTGGGCGCGCTGCCCTACAGCCAGGACGGCTTCGGCCCCACCCTGGAAGACGTGCGCAAGGGCCTGATCGGCAAGATCGGCGAGAACATGAGCTTCCGTCGCTTCAAGCACTTCTCCTCGGGCGCCAAGCTGGCCGCCTACCTGCACGGTACGCGCATCGGCGTGGTGGTCGAGTTCGACGGTGACGAGACCGCCGCCAAGGACGTGGCCATGCACGTGGCCGCCATGAAGCCGGTCGCGCTGACCAGCGCCGATGTGCCGGCCGAACTGATCGAGAAAGAGCGTGCCGTGGCCGCCGGCAAGGCCGAAGAGGATCGCAAGACCGCTGAGGCGGCTGGCAAGCCCGTGCAGCCCGCCGACATCGTGGCCAAGCGCATCGAGGGCGGTGTGCAGAAGTTCCTGAAGGAAGTCTCGCTGTTCAACCAGCCCTTCGTGAAGAACGACAAGCAGACCGTCGAGCAGATGCTCAAGGCCGCCGGCACCAGCGTAAAGGGTTTCACCCTGTACGTGGTGGGCGAGGGCATCGAGAAGAAGGTCGACGACTTCGCCGCCGAAGTGGCTGCCCAGGTGGCCGCTGCCAAGCAGGCGGGCTGA
- a CDS encoding D-amino acid dehydrogenase, with protein MKIAVIGAGIIGVTTAWELARDGHEVTVFERRIAAAEEGSFANTGILAPGYTAPWAAPGMPFKILRHLLLRHAPVHFSLPLSGSDLAWMWKSWRACASDTYLRNRQSLLGLARYSHTRLHELAAELEFEFDRSQGLLVLLRSEHDHALLRHGLQLLRDQGHAHRELKPEEARAIEPALNPDTAFHSALHLPDDEAGNCRQFALLLKNAALARGVQFAFGATVERLTPGQGMDVQLAGEPQPRRFDAAVLCAGADSARLLRPLGMKIPLAAVYGYSVSATVREPLNAPRSAVMDERYKVAIARLGNRVRVGGGAELGGRPERQRKDALQTLYKVLHDWFPGAAVLSSGVQTWKGARPMLPDGPPLLGASGIPGLWLNCGHGDSGWALGCGSARALADLVAGRPPELALDGFGIERLQT; from the coding sequence ATGAAAATTGCAGTCATCGGCGCCGGCATCATCGGCGTCACCACCGCCTGGGAACTCGCCCGCGACGGCCACGAGGTCACGGTCTTCGAACGCCGCATTGCCGCAGCCGAGGAAGGCAGCTTCGCCAACACCGGCATCCTCGCACCCGGCTACACCGCCCCCTGGGCCGCCCCGGGCATGCCTTTCAAGATCCTGCGCCACCTGCTGCTGCGCCACGCGCCGGTGCACTTTTCCCTGCCCCTGAGCGGCAGCGACCTGGCCTGGATGTGGAAGTCCTGGCGCGCCTGTGCCAGCGACACCTATCTGCGCAACCGCCAGAGTCTGCTGGGCCTGGCCCGCTACAGCCACACCCGGTTGCATGAACTCGCTGCTGAACTCGAGTTCGAATTCGACCGCAGCCAGGGCCTGCTGGTGCTGCTGCGCTCGGAGCACGACCATGCCCTGCTGCGCCACGGCCTGCAACTGCTGCGCGACCAGGGCCACGCGCATCGCGAGCTCAAGCCCGAGGAAGCGCGTGCCATCGAGCCGGCCCTCAATCCCGACACCGCTTTCCACAGCGCCCTGCACCTGCCCGATGACGAGGCGGGCAACTGCCGGCAGTTTGCCCTGCTGCTCAAGAACGCGGCGCTGGCCCGCGGCGTGCAATTCGCCTTCGGCGCCACGGTCGAACGCCTGACACCTGGCCAGGGCATGGACGTGCAACTGGCCGGCGAGCCGCAGCCGCGCCGCTTCGACGCAGCCGTGCTCTGCGCCGGTGCCGACTCGGCCCGACTGTTGCGCCCGCTGGGCATGAAGATTCCGCTGGCCGCCGTGTATGGCTATTCGGTCAGCGCCACGGTACGCGAACCGCTGAACGCCCCGCGCAGTGCCGTCATGGACGAGCGCTACAAGGTGGCCATCGCACGCCTGGGCAACCGGGTGCGCGTGGGTGGTGGGGCTGAACTGGGGGGGCGCCCCGAGCGCCAGCGCAAGGACGCCCTGCAGACCCTCTACAAGGTGCTGCACGACTGGTTCCCCGGCGCGGCCGTGCTCTCCAGCGGCGTGCAGACCTGGAAAGGCGCACGCCCCATGCTGCCCGACGGCCCGCCCCTGCTGGGCGCCAGCGGCATTCCGGGCCTGTGGCTGAACTGCGGCCACGGTGACAGTGGCTGGGCCCTGGGCTGTGGCTCGGCCCGTGCCCTGGCCGACCTCGTGGCCGGCCGCCCACCCGAACTCGCGCTGGACGGCTTCGGCATCGAACGGCTGCAGACCTGA
- the rpsB gene encoding 30S ribosomal protein S2, with the protein MSVTMRQMLEAGVHFGHQTRFWNPKMAPFIFGHRNKIHIINLEKSLPMFQDAAKFAKQLAAKRGTILMVGTKRTARETVAAEAQRAGVPYVDQRWLGGMLTNFKTVKTSIKRLKDMKAQQETGLDAMSKKEQLMFARELEKLEKDIGGIQDMNTLPDAIFVIDVGYHKIAIAEAKKLGIPLIGVVDSNHSPEGIDYVIPGNDDSSKAVTLYARGIADAILEGRANAVDDVVKAVASESGDEFVEVNEASA; encoded by the coding sequence ATGTCCGTGACCATGCGTCAAATGCTGGAAGCCGGTGTCCATTTCGGTCACCAGACCCGCTTCTGGAACCCCAAGATGGCCCCCTTCATCTTCGGCCATCGCAACAAGATCCACATCATCAACCTGGAAAAATCGCTGCCGATGTTCCAGGACGCAGCCAAGTTCGCCAAGCAGCTGGCTGCCAAGCGCGGCACCATCCTGATGGTCGGCACCAAGCGCACCGCCCGCGAGACCGTCGCCGCTGAAGCCCAGCGCGCCGGCGTGCCCTACGTCGACCAGCGCTGGCTGGGCGGCATGCTGACCAACTTCAAGACCGTCAAGACCTCGATCAAGCGTCTGAAGGACATGAAGGCCCAGCAGGAAACCGGCCTGGACGCCATGAGCAAGAAAGAGCAGCTGATGTTCGCCCGTGAACTCGAGAAGCTCGAGAAGGACATCGGCGGCATCCAGGACATGAACACCCTGCCGGACGCCATCTTCGTGATCGACGTCGGTTACCACAAGATCGCCATTGCCGAAGCCAAGAAGCTGGGCATCCCGCTGATCGGCGTGGTCGACTCCAACCATTCGCCCGAAGGCATCGACTACGTGATCCCCGGCAACGACGACTCGTCCAAGGCCGTCACGCTGTACGCCCGCGGCATTGCCGACGCCATCCTGGAAGGCCGTGCCAACGCCGTGGATGACGTGGTCAAGGCCGTGGCGTCCGAGAGCGGCGACGAGTTCGTGGAAGTGAACGAAGCTTCCGCCTGA
- a CDS encoding NAD(P)H-hydrate dehydratase produces the protein MQRVPSGQPHPLYSADATRALEAALASTLAPHALMQRAGLATARLALAIAPHARRYWIACGPGNNGGDGLEAAMHLQQWGKTPLVTWLGTADTAPTDARASHARAVAAGVRFVDAPPADCDICIDALLGTGANRAPEGRLADWITHINSLAVPVLAVDLPSGLNADTGATPGPCVRASHTLCLLTLKPGLYTAQGRDQTGAVWYESLGADLGSTAPQARLGGAPATARRRHATHKGSYGDVAVIGGARGMSGAALLAASAALHHGAGRVYVGLLDDDDMTVDPTHPELMFRVPTALDVAAGTVVAGCGGGQAIAAHLPRLLSTAPRLVLDADALNSIANDSQFATLLAARGARQRQTVLTPHPLEAARLLACTTAAVQADRLAAAQKLAQQFGCTVVLKGSGTVMAAPGRLPVINPTGNARLATAGTGDVLAGLIGARLAQGEHAFEAACAAVWLHGLAADAWPPDQPLTADALARRG, from the coding sequence ATGCAACGCGTCCCCTCCGGCCAGCCCCACCCCCTGTACAGCGCAGACGCCACGCGCGCGCTGGAAGCAGCGCTCGCCAGCACGCTGGCGCCCCATGCCCTGATGCAGCGCGCCGGCCTGGCCACGGCCCGGCTGGCCCTGGCCATCGCTCCGCACGCGCGCCGCTACTGGATCGCCTGCGGTCCCGGCAACAACGGCGGCGACGGCCTGGAAGCGGCCATGCACCTGCAGCAGTGGGGCAAGACACCGCTCGTAACCTGGCTCGGCACCGCTGACACCGCCCCCACCGACGCCCGCGCCTCGCACGCACGCGCCGTGGCGGCCGGTGTGCGCTTTGTCGACGCCCCGCCCGCGGACTGCGATATCTGCATCGACGCCCTGCTCGGCACTGGCGCGAACCGTGCGCCCGAAGGCCGGCTGGCCGACTGGATCACACACATCAACAGCCTGGCCGTGCCGGTGCTGGCGGTTGACCTGCCCTCCGGCCTGAACGCCGACACCGGCGCCACGCCTGGCCCTTGCGTACGCGCCAGCCACACGCTTTGCCTGCTCACACTCAAACCCGGTCTCTACACGGCGCAGGGCCGCGACCAGACCGGTGCGGTCTGGTACGAGTCCCTCGGCGCAGACCTGGGGTCCACCGCCCCCCAGGCGAGGCTGGGGGGGGCACCCGCTACGGCTCGCCGCCGGCATGCCACACACAAGGGCAGTTATGGTGATGTGGCCGTCATCGGCGGCGCACGCGGCATGAGCGGTGCCGCCCTGCTGGCTGCCAGTGCAGCGCTGCACCATGGCGCCGGTCGTGTTTATGTCGGCCTGCTCGATGACGACGACATGACGGTGGACCCCACGCACCCTGAGCTGATGTTCCGCGTGCCCACGGCACTGGACGTCGCCGCAGGGACCGTGGTGGCCGGCTGCGGCGGCGGCCAGGCCATCGCCGCACATCTGCCACGCCTGCTGTCAACCGCGCCGCGCCTGGTGCTGGATGCAGACGCTCTTAATTCGATAGCAAACGACAGCCAGTTCGCAACCCTCCTGGCGGCGCGCGGCGCGCGTCAGCGGCAGACCGTGCTGACCCCGCATCCGCTGGAGGCGGCGCGCCTGCTGGCCTGCACGACGGCGGCCGTGCAAGCCGACCGGCTGGCAGCCGCGCAAAAGCTGGCGCAGCAGTTCGGCTGCACCGTGGTCCTGAAAGGCTCGGGCACGGTGATGGCCGCACCGGGCCGGCTGCCCGTCATCAACCCGACCGGCAATGCACGCCTGGCCACCGCCGGCACCGGCGACGTGCTGGCCGGGCTGATCGGTGCGCGCCTGGCGCAGGGCGAACACGCGTTTGAGGCCGCTTGCGCCGCCGTCTGGCTGCACGGCCTGGCTGCCGACGCCTGGCCGCCGGACCAGCCGCTGACCGCCGACGCCCTCGCGCGGCGCGGCTAG